From the Lathyrus oleraceus cultivar Zhongwan6 chromosome 4, CAAS_Psat_ZW6_1.0, whole genome shotgun sequence genome, one window contains:
- the LOC127075736 gene encoding cell division control protein 2 homolog: MEEIKQLRNKPYLSRNQSNVLTPLYKDFEPICAEGPRFGNMLKCTDIATNEVVAIKILNIPENQKIYGVPYKILKHVSILKKLSHPNIVSLLKVMETVDDVFLVFEFFDTSLRRYMDNCFLFDVRGHEKFFLRQALTGLAYCHSLKILHRDLKPNNILISFRDYPVIGRVKLCDFDVAKTFEPPLSPYSNKMGIPCYKAPELLMGSTRYSTAVDIWSMGCIFAEMFKLKPLFVGVDEVEMLAEIFCLLGAPTEESWPGVSSICAFIEHLVDPSIMPKDLALEFPKLDPAALDLLSKMLCLCPNGRISAYEALDHPYLQD, encoded by the exons ATGGAGGAAATAAAGCAACTAAGAAATAA ACCGTATCTATCAAGAAATCAATCGAATGTGCTAACTCCGTTGTACAAAGATTTTGAACCGATCTGCGCTGAAGGTCCAAGGTTCGGCAACATGCTCAAGTGCACCGATATTGCTACCAATGAGGTAGTAGCTATCAAGATTTTGAACATTCCGGAAAACCAGAAAATCTATGGAGTTCCATACAAAATTTTGAAGCACGTCTCTATCCTCAAAAAGTTATCCCATCCCAATATTGTCAG TTTGCTGAAAGTGATGGAAACAGTTGATGATGTGTTTCTTGTTTTTGAGTTTTTTGACACGAGTCTTAGAAGATACATGGACAATTGCTTCCTTTTCGACGTTCGAGGCCATGAAAAA TTTTTTCTACGTCAAGCTCTTACTGGATTGGCATACTGCCATTCTCTCAAAATTCTACACAGAGATCTCAAACCTAATAATATTCTGATTTCATTCAGAGATTATCCGGTCATTGGTCGAGTCAAGCTATGTGACTTTGATGTGGCAAAAACTTTTGAACCTCCTCTATCACCCTACTCTAACAAG ATGGGCATTCCTTGCTATAAAGCACCTGAACTTTTGATGGGTTCTACCCGTTATTCAACTGCAGTTGATATCTGGTCGATGGGCTGCATATTTGCTGAGATGTTTAAGCTCAAACCCCTGTTCGTCGGTGTAGACGAAGTAGAGATGTTGGCTGAGATATTTTG TTTGCTTGGTGCGCCAACAGAAGAATCCTGGCCTGGTGTGTCTTCTATATGCGCCTTTATTGAACATCTTGTTGATCCTTCAATCATGCCAAAG GACCTAGCATTAGAGTTCCCAAAACTCGATCCTGCTGCTCTTGATCTTCTTTCG AAAATGCTTTGTCTGTGCCCAAATGGCAGGATTTCAGCTTATGAAGCTCTTGACCATCCATATCTTCAAGATTGA